Proteins encoded by one window of Lathyrus oleraceus cultivar Zhongwan6 chromosome 1, CAAS_Psat_ZW6_1.0, whole genome shotgun sequence:
- the LOC127131439 gene encoding probable carboxylesterase 18, whose amino-acid sequence MSSTSKPNISWMVRSSMSILSIIFYITRRSNDTINRRLLRLIDWKISPNPNSKSINGVSSSDVMVNSTHNLWFRLFIPSSTTSTAISSLPVIIFFHGGGFAYLSPSSIPYHFLCQLFCRSFPAIVVSVNYRLIPEHRFPSQYEDGLEMLKFLDRNIDVLGKSADITKCFLAGDSAGGNLIHHVAVRASLEKFQMLKLIGLISMQPYFGGEERTKSEIRLKRAPLCSMDKTDWCWKMFLPDGSNRDHESCNVSGPNAMDISKVDYPNTLLLVGGFDPLVDWQKRYYEWLRKSGKEVELIEYANMIHCFYYFPDLPETSQFISKVKDFMMKQMVNMN is encoded by the coding sequence ATGTCTTCAACCTCCAAACCTAACATTTCGTGGATGGTGCGCTCCTCTATGTCAATCCTCTCCATCATTTTTTATATCACCCGTCGTTCTAATGATACTATCAACCGTCGCCTCCTTAGACTCATTGACTGGAAAATCTCTCCTAACCCTAACTCCAAATCCATCAACGGTGTCTCTTCCTCTGACGTCATGGTGAACTCCACACACAACCTCTGGTTTCGTCTCTTCATACCTTCCTCTACCACATCCACTGCAATCTCATCCCTCCCGGTTATCATTTTCTTCCACGGAGGCGGTTTCGCGTACCTGTCTCCTTCTTCTATTCCATACCATTTTCTTTGTCAGTTGTTTTGTCGTTCTTTTCCCGCCATTGTAGTCTCTGTTAATTATCGACTTATCCCTGAGCATCGTTTTCCATCTCAATACGAAGACGGTTTGGAAATGCTAAAGTTTCTCGATAGAAATATTGACGTTTTAGGAAAATCTGCTGACATCACTAAATGTTTTTTGGCGGGTGATAGTGCGGGTGGAAACCTGATCCATCATGTGGCAGTTCGGGCTTCCTTAGAGAAGTTTCAGATGTTGAAACTAATTGGATTAATTTCAATGCAACCATATTTTGGAGGAGAGGAACGAACCAAATCTGAAATTCGTTTGAAACGGGCACCCCTTTGTTCAATGGATAAAACTGATTGGTGTTGGAAGATGTTTTTACCGGATGGGTCGAACCGAGACCATGAATCGTGTAATGTTAGTGGACCAAATGCAATGGATATTTCAAAAGTGGATTATCCAAATACTCTTTTGTTAGTCGGTGGTTTTGACCCGTTAGTAGATTGGCAAAAGAGGTATTATGAGTGGTTGAGAAAATCGGGAAAGGAAGTGGAATTAATTGAGTATGCAAATATGATTCATTGTTTTTATTACTTTCCGGATTTACCTGAGACTTCTCAATTTATTTCAAAAGTTAAAGATTTTATGATGAAGCAAATGGTTAATATGAATTAG